A window of Bacillus toyonensis BCT-7112 genomic DNA:
AATACTGCAAAACTTCTGGGTCTGTTAACCATTTAGACATGATAGGTGCGTCATCTTCTATTACGTACCTAACCAATAAATCTCCTTTTTGAAAAAGCATGTGACACCTCTATTGTTCCTGTATATTTTTCTTTACTATTACATCTTTACTTGCACCTACTAGTGCATATGGTAGTAATGTTATCGCAAAAAATATTGTAAATACATTCAATTGCGAGATTTTATATGGTGTGAACCATTCCGTGAAAAATTGAGAATGTAAAACTCTATTAAAAAACTCTCCGCCCAGTCTAAAGTTTGGTTTCCATTCAGTAACATCACAAATAATAAAAATGAATTGTACAATTAAAAATGCCCCTAAATACCGAAACCAAATTCAATTCCAAATCGGCTGCACTTTATTTAATGTATCTTCCATCTAGCTCTCACCTTTTTTATTTCTATCATATTGATTATACACTTTCCTCACTTTATTTGTTAAAATTTTCTATACAATCAAAGATGTTGGGGGAAATATATGATGTCTAATCCTATACAAAAATCAACTTTAATTATCCTTCGGGGAAACTCCGCAAGTGGCAAAACAACAATCGCAAAGGAACTGCAAGAACATTTCGGGCAAGGTACACTATTAGTCTCACAAGATGTCGTGCGTAGAGATATGCTAAAAGTACACGACACAATGGGTAACTTATCTCATGATTTACTATTTGAAATTACAAAGTATGGAAAAGGAAAATGTGAATTTGTTATTTTAGAAGGTATTTTAAACAGTCGTAGATACGGTAATATGCTGAAAGAATTAATACACCACTTTGATGGAAACGCGTATACATACTACTTCGATTTATCATTAGAGGAAACGATCAGACGCCATAATACAAGAGAAAAACGAATTGAGTTTGGAGAGGATTCATTACGAAAATGGTACAATCCTCACGATACAATTGTAGTGAATAGGGAGACTGTTTTTACAGATGCTTTTACGCAAAAAGATATATTTCATGCGATTCTTAATGATGTAACGATACAAAAATAAGACCGACAGAATATGTCAGTCTTATTTTCGTTATGTACTTTATATTTTGGTTTTTATAATTGAACAATCTTTACATAAATAAAAATATATATTCATTTCCCCGAACTGGAAATCAACTACTGAAATAAGTTTCCGTTCCTTAATATCTTGTGTAATTGTAGCAACATACTTCATTTCTTTAGAGCAAGTTGGACATGCAAAATCCTCTGGAAGATCTTCATATAATGGTGCCCCTAATAATCT
This region includes:
- a CDS encoding YfzA family protein, coding for MWFRYLGAFLIVQFIFIICDVTEWKPNFRLGGEFFNRVLHSQFFTEWFTPYKISQLNVFTIFFAITLLPYALVGASKDVIVKKNIQEQ
- a CDS encoding kinase translates to MMSNPIQKSTLIILRGNSASGKTTIAKELQEHFGQGTLLVSQDVVRRDMLKVHDTMGNLSHDLLFEITKYGKGKCEFVILEGILNSRRYGNMLKELIHHFDGNAYTYYFDLSLEETIRRHNTREKRIEFGEDSLRKWYNPHDTIVVNRETVFTDAFTQKDIFHAILNDVTIQK